The following coding sequences lie in one Bacillales bacterium genomic window:
- a CDS encoding enoyl-CoA hydratase/isomerase family protein encodes MRVTISRVEKNGKISLQESGGIAIVTIYRPAYKNALTANMWKELRRVATRIPLHRKTKVVLLRGAGGLFTAGSDIKEFNTMTIDQANEAFRLMEEAVSAFEKLPLPTIGIINGPAMGAGLELALACDLRIGTSKTKMGMPIGKLGITLSKAFTKRIVNIVGPSRMKDLVYTGRLLSPEESMQWGLINYLLTDTQNPDHFAAKLAKKVKSQSCSSLQAVKEAVAFSNPLFDVPVHGRFQSSVDPDDFPEGVRAFVEKRKPIFKE; translated from the coding sequence GTGAGAGTTACCATTAGCCGCGTTGAAAAGAACGGAAAAATTTCGCTGCAAGAAAGCGGCGGCATCGCGATTGTAACAATTTATCGTCCGGCGTACAAAAACGCATTGACGGCGAACATGTGGAAAGAATTACGCCGGGTGGCAACAAGAATTCCTCTCCATCGAAAAACCAAAGTCGTATTGTTGCGAGGAGCCGGGGGGCTGTTCACCGCTGGTTCGGACATAAAAGAATTCAACACCATGACCATCGATCAAGCAAACGAAGCGTTTCGCCTCATGGAAGAGGCGGTTTCCGCGTTCGAGAAGCTGCCGTTGCCAACAATCGGGATCATTAACGGTCCTGCTATGGGGGCGGGTTTGGAACTGGCATTGGCATGCGATTTAAGGATTGGCACTTCGAAAACGAAAATGGGCATGCCGATCGGTAAGCTCGGCATCACCTTAAGCAAGGCGTTCACGAAGCGTATTGTTAACATAGTCGGACCGAGCAGAATGAAAGACCTTGTGTATACCGGCCGCTTACTCAGTCCAGAGGAATCAATGCAATGGGGCTTGATTAATTATTTATTGACAGATACGCAAAATCCGGATCATTTCGCCGCGAAATTAGCGAAAAAGGTGAAGAGTCAGTCCTGTTCGTCCTTGCAGGCAGTCAAGGAAGCGGTCGCGTTCAGCAATCCCCTATTCGATGTGCCCGTTCATGGCCGGTTTCAATCAAGCGTCGATCCTGACGATTTTCCGGAAGGGGTTCGTGCATTTGTCGAGAAGAGAAAGCCGATTTTTAAGGAGTGA
- a CDS encoding CoA transferase has protein sequence MLPLEGLKVVDLTRILSGPFCTMTLADLGAEVIKIESPKGDDTREWGPPFVGDESAYFLSVNRNKKSIVLNLKTEKGKEILFRLVKDADVVVENFRPGTLDRLGIGYETLKKRNRKIILASISGFGQTGPYAQKPGYDVLAQGMGGLMSVTGEPGRPPVKGGFSLADLGAGMWAVIGILAALREREYSGEGQWVDASLLDTMISWQTYLAGNYFASGENPKPLGGAHPNIVPYQVFEASDGYFILAVGNDSLWESFVDSMNMDILRESRFKSNPDRVKHRNELISILDDIFIGRPKSAWIQQFEAAKIPCGPVNQFSDILDDRHVKEREMVIEADHPHAGTFKMLGFPLKLSRMSGTATTAPPLLGQHSGDLLKSLGYDEEEIAAFAADGIINHSH, from the coding sequence ATGCTTCCGCTTGAAGGATTGAAAGTCGTTGATTTGACGAGAATTTTAAGCGGCCCCTTTTGCACGATGACATTGGCTGATTTGGGGGCGGAAGTCATCAAGATCGAAAGCCCAAAGGGGGATGATACAAGGGAATGGGGGCCGCCTTTCGTTGGGGATGAAAGTGCTTATTTTCTGAGCGTGAACCGAAACAAGAAAAGCATTGTGCTTAACTTGAAGACCGAGAAAGGCAAAGAAATTCTTTTTCGGTTAGTGAAAGATGCGGACGTTGTCGTTGAGAATTTTCGTCCCGGGACGCTTGATCGTCTCGGCATCGGTTATGAAACGTTGAAAAAAAGAAATCGGAAAATCATATTGGCTTCGATTTCGGGTTTCGGCCAAACGGGGCCGTATGCACAAAAGCCAGGGTATGATGTGCTTGCCCAAGGTATGGGAGGGTTGATGTCGGTTACCGGCGAACCGGGGAGACCTCCCGTAAAAGGCGGCTTTTCACTTGCCGACCTCGGGGCCGGCATGTGGGCGGTAATCGGAATTTTGGCTGCGCTTCGCGAACGGGAATATTCGGGCGAAGGGCAGTGGGTGGACGCTTCGTTGCTCGATACAATGATTTCTTGGCAAACCTATTTAGCAGGAAACTATTTTGCTTCGGGCGAGAATCCGAAACCACTTGGTGGTGCGCATCCGAATATCGTCCCTTATCAAGTATTTGAAGCATCGGACGGCTATTTTATTCTTGCCGTCGGTAATGACAGTTTGTGGGAAAGCTTTGTGGACTCAATGAATATGGATATTTTGCGAGAATCACGTTTCAAATCGAATCCTGACAGGGTCAAGCACCGCAATGAGCTCATTTCCATTTTGGACGATATATTCATCGGCCGCCCTAAATCGGCATGGATTCAACAATTCGAAGCCGCAAAAATTCCATGTGGACCTGTCAATCAATTTTCCGACATCCTTGATGATCGGCATGTAAAAGAACGAGAGATGGTTATCGAGGCGGACCATCCGCATGCCGGTACTTTCAAAATGCTTGGATTTCCGTTGAAACTATCGAGAATGTCCGGTACAGCAACAACGGCGCCGCCGCTTCTCGGCCAGCACTCAGGTGATCTCTTGAAAAGTCTCGGTTATGACGAGGAAGAGATTGCGGCTTTCGCCGCGGATGGAATTATTAATCATTCGCATTGA